From the Microbacterium thalassium genome, one window contains:
- a CDS encoding DUF2207 family protein, with translation MGRISAVRAATSVIALCAAMAAAAAPAIAATDAARDAVTASAGAVAARAHTGVDDFTFDSFEADYWLAPGTGGRSELFTTETIVARFPEFDQNKGIVRALPLSDSGIAHETTVVEVTGADGAPIPWWLEYDDEFAYVLTGDDTYVHGAQTYVVSYAMSDVVLRYPDTGADEFYWDTVGTDHAQPFDVVTVRVHVAGDAAHGLLGERAYCYTGGAGSTDECEIAGPEPDDPWPDLPYYWMVASGADDPARDAVVFTASDGPLGADENVTVALGFAVGTFAALTPPPEPPYPWWQWILPGIAFLAGPGALVFVLAARAVLRRNPDRAPVIVQYAPPVDESPTLSAGVLGVPDRAFAAHVVDLAVRDVLEITAEGDRADPDDFAVALRSKEGLDDDDRRLLKVLYGKSPAVGDSVDLGAFSSDPPIRAVSYVRRIEKSAVSDGYRAERPTWIGRMRGALAIGGLVAAIALLAFGEDLDTVTDVAGWGSSVYVAAVISGFAAFFIVPFVPVPATMLTLAGGRHKTYLEGIRTYLELAEEERLAAAQTPRTADLVSSGRRPYGDDPGGTGDRVVNLYERLLPYAVLFGMQREWLEVIRHAGPSAVTGDMALSSALDSGALSDASRSIGRLAITPVSSGSSRSSGSFSGGFSSSGGSSGGGFSGGGGGGFGGR, from the coding sequence GTGGGGAGGATCAGCGCCGTGCGTGCGGCGACGTCGGTCATCGCGCTGTGCGCTGCCATGGCGGCAGCGGCCGCGCCCGCCATCGCCGCCACGGATGCCGCCAGGGATGCCGTCACGGCGTCCGCCGGCGCTGTCGCCGCGCGGGCCCATACGGGCGTCGACGACTTCACGTTCGATTCGTTCGAGGCGGATTACTGGCTCGCGCCGGGAACCGGCGGGCGCAGCGAGCTGTTCACGACCGAGACCATCGTCGCGCGGTTCCCCGAGTTCGACCAGAACAAGGGCATCGTGCGGGCCCTGCCGCTGTCGGACTCGGGCATCGCGCACGAGACCACCGTCGTCGAGGTGACCGGCGCCGACGGAGCGCCGATCCCCTGGTGGCTCGAGTACGACGACGAGTTCGCCTACGTCCTCACCGGCGACGACACCTACGTGCACGGCGCGCAGACGTACGTCGTCTCGTATGCCATGAGCGACGTCGTGCTGCGGTATCCCGACACGGGGGCCGACGAGTTCTACTGGGACACCGTCGGCACCGACCACGCTCAGCCGTTCGACGTCGTGACCGTGCGCGTCCACGTCGCGGGCGACGCCGCGCACGGCCTTCTGGGAGAGCGGGCGTACTGCTACACCGGCGGTGCGGGCTCGACCGACGAATGCGAGATCGCCGGCCCGGAGCCCGACGACCCGTGGCCCGACCTTCCGTACTACTGGATGGTCGCCTCGGGCGCCGACGACCCGGCGCGCGACGCTGTCGTGTTCACCGCATCCGACGGCCCTCTCGGCGCTGACGAGAACGTCACCGTCGCGCTCGGATTCGCCGTCGGCACCTTCGCGGCGCTGACCCCGCCGCCTGAGCCGCCCTATCCGTGGTGGCAGTGGATCCTCCCCGGCATCGCCTTCCTCGCGGGGCCGGGCGCGCTGGTCTTCGTCCTCGCCGCCCGCGCGGTCCTGCGCCGCAACCCGGACCGGGCGCCCGTGATCGTGCAGTACGCGCCGCCCGTCGACGAATCGCCGACGCTGTCGGCGGGGGTGCTGGGCGTCCCCGACCGGGCTTTCGCGGCGCACGTGGTCGACCTCGCGGTGCGCGACGTGCTCGAGATCACGGCGGAGGGCGATCGGGCCGACCCCGACGACTTCGCCGTCGCGCTGCGCTCGAAGGAGGGGCTCGACGACGACGACCGCCGGCTGCTGAAAGTGCTGTACGGCAAGTCGCCGGCCGTCGGCGACAGCGTCGATCTCGGCGCGTTCTCGAGCGACCCGCCGATCCGCGCGGTCAGCTACGTCCGCCGCATCGAGAAGTCGGCCGTCAGCGACGGATACCGCGCCGAACGGCCGACGTGGATCGGCCGCATGCGCGGCGCGCTCGCGATCGGCGGGCTCGTCGCCGCGATCGCGCTCCTCGCCTTCGGCGAAGACCTGGACACGGTCACCGATGTCGCAGGCTGGGGGAGCAGCGTCTACGTCGCCGCCGTGATCAGCGGATTCGCCGCATTCTTCATCGTGCCGTTCGTGCCGGTCCCGGCGACGATGCTCACGCTGGCCGGCGGCCGCCACAAGACCTACCTCGAGGGCATCCGCACCTACCTCGAACTCGCGGAGGAGGAGCGCCTGGCGGCCGCTCAGACCCCGCGCACGGCGGACCTCGTGTCGTCGGGGCGCCGTCCCTACGGCGACGACCCCGGCGGGACGGGCGACCGTGTGGTGAATCTGTACGAGCGTCTGCTGCCCTACGCGGTGCTGTTCGGGATGCAGCGCGAGTGGCTGGAGGTGATCCGTCACGCCGGTCCGAGCGCCGTCACGGGCGACATGGCTCTGTCGTCCGCGCTGGACTCCGGGGCGCTCTCGGACGCGTCGCGATCGATCGGCCGCCTCGCGATCACACCGGTCTCGAGCGGCTCGTCGCGGTCCTCGGGCTCGTTCTCCGGCGGCTTCTCGTCGTCGGGCGGGTCCTCCGGAGGGGGGTTCTCCGGCGGAGGTGGCGGTGGCTTCGGCGGGCGGTAG